A region of Solanum dulcamara chromosome 7, daSolDulc1.2, whole genome shotgun sequence DNA encodes the following proteins:
- the LOC129894051 gene encoding cytochrome P450 78A5-like, whose protein sequence is MYSEYSLLFIPSTAVLNYELLFFFILFLAVFAFWLTPGGLAWSFSKARVSIPGPSGLPVLGLVLTFTGSLTHRLLAKLSNGLKAESLMAFSVGFTRFIISSHPETAKEILNSSSFADRPVKESAYELLFHRAMGFAPYGEYWRNLRRISATHLFSPKRIACFGDFRGEIGTKMVSEIMTLMETDGHVMVKRVLHFGSLNNVMRTVFGKSYNFNSHDGRELEYLVSEGYELLGIFNWSDHFPLLGWLDLQGVRRRCKELVARVNIFVGKIIEEHRLKRAKNAENAVDEGFHDFVDVLLDMEKENKLSDSDMIAVLWEMIFRGTDTVAILLEWIVARMALHPNIQAKVQCEIDTVVGTDRAVCDSDLPNLPYLLAIVKETLRVHPPGPLLSWARLAIHDTCVGQHFIPAGTTAMVNMWAITHDENIWSQPEEYVPERFLVDDVAIMGSDLRLAPFGSGRRVCPGKAMGLATVQLWLAQLLQEFKWVPSDDGINLSESLKLSLEMKHPLVCKAVSRVH, encoded by the exons ATGTATTCTGAATACTCTCTTCTCTTCATTCCGTCCACTGCTGTCCTTAACTAtgagcttcttttcttttttatcctCTTTCTTGCTGTTTTCGCCTTCTGGCTTACCCCCGGtgggttagcttggtctttctCTAAGGCCCGTGTCTCCATTCCTGGTCCCTCTGGTTTACCTGTACTTGGGTTGGTCTTAACTTTCACTGGTTCCCTAACTCACAGATTGCTTGCAAAGCTCTCTAATGGCTTGAAAGCTGAATCGTTAATGGCGTTTTCAGTTGGATTTACTCGTTTTATAATATCTAGCCATCCTGAGACTGCGAAGGAAATACTTAATAGTTCGTCTTTTGCTGATAGACCAGTGAAGGAGTCTGCTTACGAATTGTTGTTTCACAGAGCAATGGGTTTTGCGCCTTATGGTGAGTATTGGAGGAATCTGAGGAGGATTTCAGCAACCCATTTGTTCAGTCCAAAGAGAATAGCATGTTTCGGTGATTTTAGGGGAGAAATAGGTACGAAGATGGTGAGTGAAATTATGACTTTGATGGAGACAGATGGCCATGTTATGGTGAAAAGGGTTTTGCATTTTGGGTCACTGAACAATGTGATGAGGACTGTTTTTGGTAAAAGTTACAATTTCAATTCACACGATGGACGAGAGTTGGAATATTTGGTAAGTGAAGGGTATGAATTGCTTGGGATATTTAACTGGAGTGACCATTTTCCTTTGTTGGGGTGGTTAGATTTGCAAGGAGTTAGAAGAAGATGCAAAGAGCTGGTGGCTCGAGTAAATATATTTGTAGGGAAGATCATTGAAGAGCACAGGTTGAAGAGGGCCAAAAATGCTGAAAATGCTGTAGATGAAGGTTTTCATGACTTTGTTGATGTATTGCTTGATATGGAGAAGGAAAATAAACTGAGTGATTCAGACATGATTGCTGTTCTTtgg GAAATGATCTTTAGAGGGACTGATACTGTGGCCATCTTATTAGAATGGATTGTTGCCAGGATGGCACTACATCCAAATATTCAAGCCAAGGTTCAATGTGAAATAGACACTGTGGTTGGTACTGATAGAGCTGTATGTGACTCCGACTTGCCTAATCTGCCATATCTTCTAGCCATAGTGAAAGAGACTCTAAGAGTGCACCCTCCTGGTCCCTTGCTCTCATGGGCTAGGCTTGCAATTCATGATACCTGCGTAGGTCAGCATTTTATCCCTGCCGGTACCACAGCCATGGTGAACATGTGGGCTATTACACATGATGAAAATATATGGTCACAACCTGAAGAATATGTTCCAGAAAGGTTCTTGGTAGATGATGTAGCAATCATGGGTTCTGATCTTAGGCTTGCTCCATTTGGTTCAGGGAGGAGGGTTTGCCCGGGTAAGGCAATGGGACTTGCTACTGTTCAGCTATGGCTAGCTCAACTGCTTCAAGAATTTAAATGGGTTCCTTCTGATGATGGCATCAACTTGTCTGAGAGCTTGAAATTGTCATTGGAAATGAAACACCCTTTGGTTTGCAAGGCTGTTTCTAGGGTTCATTGA
- the LOC129894052 gene encoding psbP-like protein 1, chloroplastic, translated as MVLVQKWTTPYHAYLPNVSSQVDVMHQLGWFRNGHNLRAPGCIIRSENVTETSTSSCQDRLGRRQFLAVGPTVAPLLLMTSQIPTSFAAENKKGFLPVTDKKDGYSFLYPFGWQEVVVEGEDKVFKDVIEPLESVSVNLVPSSKEDIRDFGSPQQVAEILIKKFLASPSQKTKLFEASERVVDGKTYYTFEFTAQAPNYTRHALTAVCIGNGKFYTLTTGANERRWGKMKDRLHTVVDSFQIFNV; from the exons ATGGTGTTAGTGCAAAAGTGGACTACCCCGTATCATGCGTACTTGCCAAATGTATCATCTCAG GTGGATGTGATGCATCAACTGGGGTGGTTTAGGAATGGTCACAACCTTAGGGCTCCTGGATGTATTATCAGGTCAGAGAATGTGACCGAAACTTCCACTTCCTCTTGCCAAG ATAGACTTGGGAGGCGTCAATTTCTTGCTGTGGGACCAACAGTTGCCCCGTTGCTGCTGATGACTTCTCAGATACCAACATCAT TTGCTGCAGAAAATAAGAAGGGATTTCTGCCTGTCACAGACAAGAAGGATGGATACTCTTTCCTCTATCCTTTTGGATGGCAG GAAGTCGTTGTTGAAGGTGAAGATAAAGTTTTCAAAGATGTTATTGAACCATTAGAAAGTGTTAGCGTAAATTTGGTACCAAGCAGTAAAGAGGACATACGAGATTTTGGTTCACCACAACAG GTTGctgaaattttaataaaaaagttTTTAGCGTCGCCTTCTCAGAAAACAAAACTATTTGAAGCATCAGAG CGTGTCGTTGATGGAAAAACCTATTACACGTTCGAGTTTACTGCACAAGCCCCAAATTATACTCGGCATGCCCTCACTGCAGTCTGCATTGGCAATG GAAAGTTCTATACATTGACAACTGGGGCAAATGAGAGGAGATGGGGGAAGATGAAGGATAGACTACATACTGTGGTTGATTCcttccaaattttcaatgtttaG
- the LOC129894204 gene encoding pentatricopeptide repeat-containing protein PNM1, mitochondrial: MRRITSPATLRTLLLRCISSSAADQSYHLPCSQLSLSKTHFFTSPLPPYDPFSFSQYSTSFRPFSSQPAARDQEETTALSISSELVKELDAESLSIPQSLDLSFSHINLTPSLILSTLNLSPDAGRTVLGFFKWVKSKESFNLDDEVVSYFVDYFGRRKDFKAAQDVLSDGIGLTGRKTLESMVERLVRAGRTTQTVAFFENMEKDYGLVRDLDSLKLVVSRLCEHGFASYAEKMVKSLASEFFPDEYICDMLIRGWCIDGKLDEAQRLAGEMYRGGFEIGTSAYNAILDCVCKLCRKKDPFRLQSEAENVLLEMEEKGVPRDVETFNVLITNLCKIRKTEDALNLFYRVGEWGCNPDETTFLTLIRSLYQAARVGEGDEMIDRMKSAGFGVALDKKAYYEFLKILCGIERMDHAMSVFAKMKEDGCKPGLKSYDVLMGKLVAHNRVDKANALYKEAESNGLAVEPKAYMVHPRYAKKKPTTGKKEKKRETLPEKMARKRTKLKKIRLSFVKKPRKMARRAF, from the coding sequence ATGCGTCGAATCACCTCCCCGGCAACACTCCGGACACTGCTCCTTCGCTGCATTTCTTCGTCGGCGGCCGATCAATCCTACCACCTTCCATGTTCCCAGCTATCCCTTTCCAAAACCCATTTTTTCACTTCACCACTTCCCCCTTATGACCCATTTTCCTTTTCACAATATTCTACCAGTTTCAGACCCTTCTCTTCCCAACCCGCCGCAAGGGATCAAGAAGAAACAACCGCTCTGTCTATTTCCTCCGAGCTTGTTAAGGAACTGGATGCGGAATCTCTATCCATTCCACAAAGTCTCGATCTGTCTTTCTCCCATATCAATTTGACTCCTTCCCTGATCCTTTCCACACTCAATCTTTCCCCAGATGCAGGCCGAACAGTATTAGGTTTTTTCAAGTGGGTTAAGTCTAAGGAGAGTTTCAACCTTGATGATGAGGTTGTGTCTTATTTTGTGGATTATTTTGGTAGGAGAAAGGATTTCAAAGCTGCCCAGGATGTACTTAGTGATGGGATAGGGTTAACGGGAAGGAAGACGTTAGAATCCATGGTTGAGAGACTTGTAAGGGCTGGGAGAACCACTCAGACAGtagcattttttgaaaatatggagaaaGATTATGGGTTAGTGAGGGATTTAGATTCTTTGAAGTTGGTTGTTTCTAGGTTGTGTGAGCATGGCTTTGCTAGCTATGCTGAGAAAATGGTTAAAAGTCTGGCTAGCGAATTCTTCCCAGACGAATATATATGTGATATGCTGATAAGGGGTTGGTGCATTGATGGGAAACTCGACGAGGCACAGCGGTTAGCTGGGGAGATGTATAGAGGAGGGTTTGAGATCGGGACTTCAGCTTACAATGCAATTCTTGATTGTGTTTGTAAGCTCTGTAGGAAGAAGGATCCTTTCAGGCTTCAATCTGAGGCGGAAAATGTGTTGCTAGAAATGGAGGAGAAAGGCGTTCCTAGAGACGTGGAAACCTTTAATGTTTTAATTACTAACTTATGTAAGATTAGGAAAACAGAGGATGCTTTGAATCTGTTTTATAGAGTGGGGGAGTGGGGTTGTAATCCTGATGAGACGACGTTTCTTACTCTTATTAGGAGCTTATACCAGGCTGCTAGGGTTGGAGAAGGTGATGAAATGATCGATAGAATGAAATCTGCAGGATTTGGGGTTGCACTTGATAAGAAGGCCTAttatgaattcttgaaaatattaTGTGGGATTGAAAGAATGGATCATGCTATGAGTGTCTTTGCAAAGATGAAGGAAGATGGTTGCAAACCAGGGTTAAAGTCATACGACGTGTTGATGGGAAAGCTGGTTGCTCATAATCGGGTTGACAAAGCAAATGCACTATATAAGGAAGCCGAGAGCAATGGATTGGCAGTTGAACCAAAGGCTTATATGGTGCACCCAAGATATGCAAAGAAGAAACCTACCACTgggaagaaggagaagaagagggAGACGTTACCAGAGAAAATGGctagaaagagaacaaaactaAAGAAAATTCGCCTTAGTTTTGTCAAGAAACCTAGAAAAATGGCCCGCCGAGCTTTTTGA
- the LOC129894205 gene encoding COBRA-like protein 1, with translation MEVCLCYISRSSITKFGTFDILIALLLSLMCFTSTDAYDTLDPNGNITVKWDIKSWTPDGYLAIVTIYNLQKYRHIQAPGWQLGWTWAKKEIIWNAVGGQAIEQGDCSRFKGSIPHCCKKDPFIVDLLPGTPYNQQISNCCKGGVISSWVQDPDKAISAFQLSVGHAGTSNKTVRLPKNFTLEAPGPGYTCGPAVKGKPTKFLTPDGRRFTQALMTWNVTCTYSQFLAQKTSSCCVSLSSFYNDTIINCPTCTCGCQNNITQPGTCVEPDSPYLASTLLSSGKNDYSPLVQCTKHMCPIRVHWHVKTNYKAYWRVKITITNFNYRMNYSQWNLVVQHPNFENLTQIFSFNYESLIPYGSINDTAMFWGIKYYNDLLMQGGPSGNVQSEIIFQKDKSTFTFENGWAFPRKVYFNGDNCVMPPPDTYPYLPNASAYSGLTLLHSLAAILISLILLNSHNL, from the exons ATGGAGGTCTGTCTCTGTTACATCTCAAGATCATCAATCACTAAATTTGGCACTTTCGATATTCTGATAGCCTTGTTGCTTTCTCTTATGTGCTTTACGTCTACAG ATGCTTATGATACACTTGATCCGAATGGAAATATTACCGTCAAGTGGGATATTAAGTCTTGGACTCCAGATGGATATCTT GCTATTGTTACAATATATAACTTGCAAAAGTATCGTCATATTCAAGCACCGGGATGGCAACTAGGTTGGACATGggcaaaaaaagaaataatttggaaTGCAGTTGGAGGTCAAGCCATCGAGCAAGGAGATTGTTCAAGATTCAAAGGTAGCATTCCTCATTGCTGCAAAAAAGACCCATTCATTGTCGACTTGTTGCCAGGAACTCCGTATAACCAGCAAATTTCAAATTGCTGCAAAGGTGGAGTAATTAGCTCGTGGGTTCAAGATCCAGATAAAGCTATTAGTGCATTCCAACTCAGTGTCGGTCATGCAGGAACAAGTAACAAGACAGTAAGGTTGCCAAAAAACTTCACCCTCGAAGCACCAGGACCTGGATATACATGCGGGCCTGCAGTGAAGGGGAAACCAACCAAGTTTCTAACACCAGATGGAAGGAGGTTCACTCAAGCTTTGA TGACATGGAATGTTACTTGCACATATTCACAATTCCTAGCTCAGAAGACATCCAGTTGTTGTGTCTCACTGTCCTCTTTCTACAACGACACAATTATAAACTGTCCGACTTGCACATGTGGTTGCCAAAATAACATAACTCAACCGGGAACATGTGTAGA GCCGGACTCACCTTATTTAGCCTCAACACTTCTAAGTTCCGGAAAGAATGATTACAGTCCTTTGGTCCAATGTACTAAACATATGTGTCCGATTAGAGTTCATTGGCATGTTAAGACCAACTATAAAGCTTACTGGAGGGTAAAAATTACAATAACAAATTTCAACTACAGAATGAACTATTCCCAGTGGAATCTTGTTGTTCAACACCCCAACTTTGAGAATCTCACGCAGATATTCAGCTTTAATTATGAGTCACTGATCCCGTATGGTTCTATTA ATGATACTGCTATGTTTTGGGGAATCAAATATTACAATGATCTGCTAATGCAGGGTGGACCTTCTGGAAATGTGCAATCAGAGATCATATTTCAGAAGGATAAATCGACGTTCACCTTTGAAAATGGCTGGGCTTTCCCTCGAAAGGTTTACTTTAATGGTGACAATTGTGTTATGCCACCCCCGGATACTTATCCGTACCTACCAAATGCTAGTGCCTACAGTGGGCTTACTCTATTGCACTCTTTGGCTGCAATTTTGATATCTCTTATTCTACTAAATTCACATAACTTGTAA
- the LOC129894206 gene encoding COBRA-like protein 4 → MSQKRISFEGKDYSHQCQLLFPLAKLIFSAVVLSSIFPHAADAFDPLDPFGNITIKWDVMSWTPDGYVAVVTMNNFQMYRHIMSPGWTLGWNWPKKEVIWSIVGSQTTEQGDCSKFKGNVPHCCKRDPVLVDLLPGVPYNQQFSNCCKGGVLASWGEDPSESVSSFQISVGLAGTSNKTVKLPKNFTLLGPGPGYTCGPAKIVPSTVFLTADHRRKTQALMTWNVTCTYSQFLSSKYPSCCVSFSTFYNDTITPCPSCACGCNHKHNCIMGDSEKLKRKGINTPRKDNEPLIQCTHHMCPIRVHWHVKLNYKDYWRVKIAITNFNYRLNHTHWTLVAQHPNLNNVTQVFSFSYKPLVPYQSINDTAMFYGMKFYNDLLMEAGPSGNVQSEVLMQKDKNTFTLKSGWGFPRRVYFNGDECKLPPPDSYPILPNSAEKGSFSFSSIAICMILMIFLT, encoded by the exons ATGTCTCAGAAAAGAATATCTTTTGAGGGAAAAGATTACTCCCATCAATGCCAACTCTTATTTCCTCTAGCAAAGTTAATTTTTTCCGCAGTCGTCTTGTCTTCTATTTTCCCTCATGCAGCAG ATGCATTTGATCCATTGGATCCGTTTGGTAACATCACAATAAAATGGGATGTCATGTCTTGGACACCAGATGGCTATGTG GCTGTTGTTACAATGAATAATTTCCAAATGTATCGGCATATTATGAGCCCTGGATGGACTTTAGGATGGAACTGGCCAAAGAAAGAAGTCATATGGTCCATAGTGGGATCACAAACAACAGAACAAGGTGACTGTTCCAAGTTTAAAGGAAATGTACCACATTGCTGCAAGAGGGATCCAGTACTTGTGGACTTGCTTCCTGGAGTTCCTTACAACCAACAGTTCAGCAACTGCTGTAAAGGTGGTGTTCTCGCGTCTTGGGGCGAAGATCCTTCCGAGTCCGTATCTTCTTTTCAGATTAGTGTTGGACTTGCTGGAACATCAAACAAAACAGTAAAACTACCCAAGAATTTCACTCTGCTTGGCCCAGGACCAGGCTACACTTGTGGCCCGGCAAAGATAGTTCCATCCACAGTTTTCCTCACTGCAGATCATAGGCGAAAAACTCAAGCATTGA TGACTTGGAATGTGACATGCACCTATTCTCAGTTTCTGTCATCCAAGTACCCGAGTTGTTGTGTTTCTTTCTCAACTTTCTACAACGACACCATCACTCCTTGCCCATCTTGTGCTTGTGGTTGCAATCATAAACACAACTGCATTAT GGGAGACTCGGAAAAACTGAAAAGAAAGGGAATAAACACTCCAAGAAAGGATAATGAGCCATTAATACAATGCACCCACCATATGTGCCCAATACGCGTGCATTGGCATGTTAAGCTCAATTACAAGGACTATTGGCGAGTCAAAATTGCTATCACTAATTTCAATTACAGATTGAACCATACACATTGGACACTTGTGGCACAACATCCCAATCTCAACAATGTCACTCAAGTTTTCAGCTTCAGCTACAAGCCTCTCGTACCCTACCAATCCATTA ATGACACTGCCATGTTCTATGGTATGAAATTTTACAATGATCTCTTGATGGAAGCTGGACCTTCGGGGAATGTTCAGTCTGAGGTGCTTATGCAAAAGGATAAGAATACATTTACACTGAAGTCGGGATGGGGATTTCCCCGGAGAGTCTACTTTAATGGAGATGAATGCAAACTTCCCCCTCCGGATTCATACCCAATTTTGCCCAACTCTGCTGAAAAGGGGTCATTTTCATTTTCAAGCATTGCAATTTGcatgattttgatgattttccTCACCTGA
- the LOC129896055 gene encoding COBRA-like protein 4: MGSSNMSWNSYTIVFLLFVLFSGAAAYDALDPSGNITIKWDVMSWTPDGYVAIVTMNNFQMYRPIMRPGWTLGWTWARNEVIWSMFGAQATDQGDCSMFRSNIPHSCEKNPAIVDLLPNTPYNQQIANCCKDGVLASMGKDPSAALSAFQITVGSAGTTNSTVKLPKNFTLNAPGGGYVCGPAKIIHPTRFITSDGRRFTQAMMTWRVICTYSQFLASPTPTCCVSLSSFHNASITPCPSCSCGCQNSSNCVMKTPSGKGVNVQKKVNKPVLQCTKHMCPINVHWHVKSNYKKSWSVKITITNFNYRFNYTLWTLVVQHPNLNNATQVSSFSYKPLMPNLSANDTALFYGRKSYNDVLMQAGPKGNVHSDLTLQKDGKTLALKKAWAFPRRVYFNGNPCVMPSPESYPYLPYSAGTR; this comes from the exons ATGGGGTCGTCCAACATGTCCTGGAACTCATATACCATAGTGTTTCTACTTTTTGTGCTATTTTCTGGTGCAG CTGCCTATGACGCATTGGATCCAAGCGGAAATATAACAATCAAATGGGATGTGATGTCTTGGACCCCTGATGGTTATGTG GCAATTGTGACAATGAACAATTTCCAAATGTATCGTCCAATAATGAGGCCTGGATGGACTTTAGGATGGACATGGGCAAGGAATGAGGTGATTTGGTCCATGTTTGGAGCACAAGCTACTGATCAAGGGGATTGTTCAATGTTCAGATCCAATATTCCTCACAGCTGTGAGAAAAATCCTGCAATTGTTGATTTGCTGCCAAATACCCCTTATAACCAGCAAATTGCTAATTGCTGCAAGGATGGTGTTTTGGCATCGATGGGAAAGGACCCTTCTGCTGCTCTCTCTGCATTTCAGATAACCGTAGGCTCTGCTGGGACTACAAACAGTACAGTGAAACTTCCCAAAAATTTCACTTTGAATGCTCCAGGTGGTGGCTATGTTTGTGGTCCTGCTAAAATCATCCATCCCACTCGTTTCATAACATCGGATGGTCGACGATTTACACAGGCTATGA TGACATGGAGAGTGATTTGCACTTACTCTCAGTTCTTAGCCTCTCCAACACCGACATGTTGTGTCTCCTTGTCTTCTTTTCACAATGCAAGTATCACCCCTTGTCCTTCTTGCTCTTGTGGCTGCCAGAACAGTAGCAACTGTGTCAT GAAGACACCAAGTGGAAAGGGAGTAAACGttcaaaagaaagtaaataagCCAGTGCTGCAATGCACAAAGCACATGTGTCCTATCAATGTGCATTGGCATGTTAAATCAAACTACAAGAAGTCCTGGAGCGTGAAGATCACCATCACAAACTTCAACTACCGATTCAACTATACACTATGGACACTCGTCGTTCAACATCCAAACCTCAATAACGCGACTCAAGTTTCCAGCTTTTCATACAAGCCTCTCATGCCCAACCTATCAGCTA ATGATACAGCCTTGTTTTATGGGAGAAAGTCATATAATGATGTCCTGATGCAAGCTGGACCAAAAGGAAATGTCCACTCAGATTTAACACTTCAGAAGGACGGAAAAACACTCGCACTGAAGAAAGCTTGGGCTTTCCCTCGGAGGGTCTACTTCAATGGCAATCCTTGTGTGATGCCATCTCCTGAATCTTACCCATATCTTCCATATTCTGCCGGCACCAGATAA